One Dioscorea cayenensis subsp. rotundata cultivar TDr96_F1 chromosome 15, TDr96_F1_v2_PseudoChromosome.rev07_lg8_w22 25.fasta, whole genome shotgun sequence genomic region harbors:
- the LOC120278043 gene encoding probable homogentisate phytyltransferase 2, chloroplastic, with product MISTLRHSSRGLSIRASSQVGAAGSDPLLDKLSSFKDSFWRFLRPHTIRGTALGSVALVTKALIENPALINWWLTFKALYGLIALICGNGYIVGINQIYDIGIDKVNKPYLPIAAGDLSVQSAWLLVLLFAAAGLLIVGWNFGPFISSLYCLGLFLGTIYSVPPFRLKRYPVAAFLIIATVRGFLLNFGVYHATRSALGLSFKWSSPVAFITIFVTVFALVIAITKDLPDVEGDRKFQISTLATKLGVRNIALLGSGLLLANYLGAVLAAVYMPQGFRRSLMIPAHAILALGLIFQAWILERANYTKEAISQFYRFIWNLFYAEYIIFPFI from the exons ATGATTTCGACTCTCCGGCATTCCTCCAGGGGCCTTTCTATCCGG GCATCATCTCAAGTTGGAGCTGCTGGGTCAGATCCACTGTTGGACAAACTATCAAGCTTTAAGGATTCATTTTGGAGATTTCTAAGGCCCCACACAATTCGTGGGACTGCACTCGGTTCAGT AGCATTGGTCACAAAAGCTCTGATAGAAAATCCAGCTCTGATAAATTGGTGGTTGACATTCAAGGCACTCTATGGACTCATAGCACTTATATGCGGGAATGGCTATATAGTTGGGATTAATCAGATTTATGATATCGGCATTGACAA AGTTAACAAGCCATACTTACCTATCGCAGCAGGGGATCTATCAGTCCAATCGGCATGGTTGTTGGTGTTACTTTTTGCCGCCGCCGGCCTTCTTATTGTTGGATGGAACTTTGGGCCGTTCATTTCTTCTCTTTATTGTCTTGGATTATTCCTTGGCACCATATATTCTGTGCCTCCATTTAGATTGAAGAGGTATCCTGTTGCAGCATTTCTTATCATTGCCACG GTACGTGGCTTTCTTCTCAATTTTGGTGTATACCATGCCACCAGATCTGCGCTAGGCCTTTCATTTAAATGGAG CTCACCTGTTGCTTTCATCACAATCTTTGTGACAGTATTTGCTTTGGTCATAGCTATAACCAAAGATCTTCCTGACGTAGAAGGAGACCGGAA gTTTCAGATTTCTACATTGGCAACCAAGCTAGGTGTAAGGAATATTGCCCTTCTTGGTTCTGGCCTATTGCTGGCAAATTATCTTGGTGCTGTTCTTGCGGCAGTCTACATgcctcaa GGCTTTAGGCGCAGTTTAATGATACCTGCACATGCAATCTTAGCTTTGGGGTTGATATTCCAG GCATGGATCTTGGAACGGGCAAATTACACCAAG GAAGCAATATCCCAGTTTTACCGGTTTATCTGGAATCTCTTCTATGCTGAGTATATCATATTTCCTTTCATATAG